A single window of Streptomyces aquilus DNA harbors:
- a CDS encoding MFS transporter, with protein sequence MTSPLTTPASEGRWTPRLWGTLLVLCAAMFLDALDVSMVGVALPSIGADLGLSTSTLQWIVSGYILGYGGLLLLGGRAADLLGRRQVFLVALAVFAIASLLGGLVDSGPLLIASRFVKGLSAAFTAPAGLSIITTTFAEGPLRNRALSIYTTCGATGYSMGLVFSGLLTEASWRYTMLLPAPVALIALVVGLKLLPRTEREKSSGGYDIPGAVLGTASMLLLVFTVVQAAEVGWGSARTILSFLVVAALLTAFVAVERRSPSPLIRLGVLRSGPQVRAQLGALTFLGSYIGFQFLVTLYMQQLLGWSALHTALAFLPAGALVALSATKVGTVIDRFGTPRLIVLGFALMVVGYLLFLRIDLDPVYASVILPTMLLVGAAFALTFPSLNVQATNGVDEHEQGMVSGLLNTSVQVGGALFLAVVTAVLTANAPHDPAASRQEILDGYLPGLVVVTGIAVAGLLISLTGLRVRRPRQPSVVVAKSLSQEETEPVAVRD encoded by the coding sequence ATGACCTCTCCGCTCACCACCCCCGCGTCCGAAGGACGCTGGACCCCCCGGCTGTGGGGCACCCTGCTGGTGCTCTGCGCCGCGATGTTCCTGGACGCGCTGGACGTGTCGATGGTCGGCGTCGCCCTGCCGTCCATCGGTGCCGACCTCGGCCTGTCCACCTCGACCCTGCAATGGATCGTCAGCGGCTACATCCTGGGATACGGCGGTCTGCTGCTCCTCGGCGGCCGCGCCGCCGACCTGCTGGGCCGCCGCCAGGTCTTCCTGGTCGCCCTCGCCGTCTTCGCGATCGCGTCGCTGCTCGGCGGGCTCGTCGACTCCGGACCGCTGCTGATCGCCAGCCGTTTCGTCAAGGGCCTGAGTGCCGCCTTCACCGCGCCGGCCGGCCTGTCCATCATCACCACGACCTTCGCCGAGGGCCCGCTGCGCAACCGCGCCCTGTCGATCTACACCACCTGCGGCGCCACCGGTTACTCGATGGGCCTGGTCTTCTCCGGCCTGCTGACGGAGGCCAGTTGGCGGTACACGATGCTGCTGCCCGCCCCCGTCGCCCTCATCGCCCTCGTCGTCGGCCTGAAGCTGCTGCCGCGCACCGAGCGCGAGAAGAGCAGCGGTGGCTACGACATCCCGGGCGCCGTCCTCGGCACCGCATCGATGCTGCTGCTGGTGTTCACCGTCGTCCAGGCGGCCGAAGTCGGCTGGGGCTCCGCCCGAACCATCCTGTCCTTCCTGGTGGTTGCCGCTCTCCTCACCGCCTTCGTGGCCGTGGAGCGACGCAGCCCCAGCCCGCTCATCCGGCTCGGCGTCCTGCGCTCCGGCCCCCAAGTGCGCGCTCAGCTCGGTGCGTTGACGTTCCTGGGCAGCTACATCGGCTTCCAGTTCCTGGTCACCCTGTACATGCAGCAGCTGCTCGGCTGGTCGGCGCTGCACACCGCCCTGGCCTTCCTGCCGGCGGGCGCGCTCGTGGCGCTCTCCGCGACGAAGGTGGGCACCGTCATCGACCGGTTCGGTACCCCGCGGCTGATCGTGCTCGGCTTCGCGCTGATGGTCGTCGGCTATCTGCTGTTCCTGCGCATCGACCTCGACCCGGTCTACGCGTCCGTGATCCTGCCGACCATGCTGCTCGTCGGCGCGGCCTTCGCACTGACATTCCCCTCCCTCAACGTCCAGGCCACGAACGGCGTCGACGAACACGAGCAGGGCATGGTGTCGGGTCTGCTCAACACCTCGGTACAGGTGGGCGGCGCACTGTTCCTGGCCGTGGTGACGGCGGTGCTGACGGCCAACGCCCCGCACGACCCGGCCGCCTCCCGGCAGGAGATCCTCGACGGCTACCTGCCCGGCCTGGTCGTGGTCACCGGCATCGCGGTCGCCGGCCTGCTGATCTCCCTGACGGGCCTGCGCGTCCGACGCCCGCGGCAGCCGTCCGTGGTGGTCGCCAAGTCCCTCTCCCAGGAGGAGACGGAGCCCGTCGCCGTACGCGACTAG
- a CDS encoding response regulator, protein MIRVLLADDQSLVRAGFRALLDAQPDIEVAGEASDGEEALRMVRELRPDVVLMDIRMPVLDGLAATRGITGDGDLPDVKVVMLTTFELDEYVFEAIRSGASGFLVKDTEPEELLRAVRAVVEGDALLSPGVTRRLIAEFAARSKEPAAEGALAGLTEREREVMALVGIGLSNEEIARRLVVSPLTAKTHVSRTMVKLGARDRAQLVVLAYESGLVRPGWLG, encoded by the coding sequence GTGATCCGCGTACTGCTCGCCGACGACCAGTCACTCGTACGGGCCGGATTCCGTGCGCTGCTCGACGCGCAGCCGGACATCGAGGTGGCCGGGGAGGCGTCGGACGGTGAGGAGGCGCTGCGGATGGTCCGCGAACTGCGCCCCGACGTCGTCCTGATGGACATCCGCATGCCGGTCCTCGACGGCCTCGCGGCGACCCGCGGGATCACCGGCGACGGTGACCTGCCGGACGTGAAGGTGGTCATGCTGACGACCTTCGAGCTCGACGAGTACGTCTTCGAGGCCATCCGCTCGGGCGCCTCCGGCTTTCTGGTCAAGGACACCGAGCCGGAGGAACTCCTGCGCGCCGTACGGGCGGTGGTGGAGGGCGACGCGCTGCTGTCTCCGGGGGTGACGCGGCGGCTGATCGCCGAGTTCGCGGCCCGTTCCAAGGAGCCCGCGGCCGAGGGCGCCCTGGCCGGGCTCACGGAACGGGAGCGGGAGGTGATGGCGCTGGTCGGCATCGGGCTGTCCAACGAGGAGATCGCCCGGCGTCTGGTGGTCAGCCCGCTCACCGCGAAGACCCATGTCAGCCGGACGATGGTGAAGCTGGGGGCCCGCGACCGGGCCCAACTCGTGGTGCTGGCCTACGAGTCGGGATTGGTGCGGCCGGGCTGGCTGGGCTGA
- a CDS encoding sensor histidine kinase, giving the protein MDEQRVRGGPPSWWRHGPPWWNRWGDEDAVARWPWRSTVLITAFVLGGSRFAAEQQVHDRAPLDTFARVLLVVAAGLLLWRHRYPVVVVFGTAAATMLYLGAGYPYGPVFVAVAVACFSAVVAGHRTAAWTALGLLWVGQALVAHWLYQWLPPSGDRAATWGSEGVVAAWAVAIVAVAELARTRREQWARERAERAQAARRRADEERLRIARELHDVLAHSISVINVQAGVGLALLDSDPEQARTALTTIKAASKEALGEVRQVLDTLRAPGDAPRAPAPGLDRLPELVEQAASAGLTVTVEGTAPKLPPGTDLAAFRIVQEALTNVVRHSGSRHARVRVDSGDGTALRLRIDDDGPATGADAGGSGNGLAGMRERAAALGGTIEAGPRPDGGFRVLAVLPLKVKAKEDDR; this is encoded by the coding sequence ATGGACGAGCAGCGCGTACGCGGAGGTCCGCCCTCGTGGTGGCGGCACGGGCCGCCGTGGTGGAACCGGTGGGGAGACGAGGACGCCGTCGCCCGGTGGCCCTGGCGGTCCACCGTGCTGATCACCGCCTTCGTGCTCGGCGGCTCCCGCTTCGCGGCCGAGCAGCAGGTACATGATCGGGCCCCGCTCGACACCTTCGCGCGCGTGCTGCTCGTCGTGGCGGCCGGACTGCTGCTGTGGCGGCACCGGTACCCGGTGGTCGTCGTGTTCGGCACGGCGGCCGCCACCATGCTGTATCTCGGCGCGGGCTATCCGTACGGACCCGTCTTCGTGGCCGTCGCCGTGGCCTGCTTCAGTGCGGTCGTCGCCGGACACCGTACGGCCGCCTGGACCGCCCTCGGCCTGCTCTGGGTCGGGCAGGCGCTGGTGGCCCACTGGCTCTACCAGTGGCTGCCGCCGTCCGGGGACCGGGCCGCCACCTGGGGGTCGGAGGGTGTGGTCGCGGCCTGGGCCGTCGCGATCGTCGCTGTGGCGGAGCTGGCCCGGACCCGGCGGGAGCAGTGGGCGCGGGAGCGGGCCGAGCGGGCGCAGGCGGCACGGCGGCGGGCCGACGAGGAGCGGCTGCGGATCGCGCGCGAACTGCACGACGTCCTCGCCCACAGCATCTCCGTGATCAATGTGCAGGCCGGTGTCGGTCTCGCCCTCCTCGACAGCGACCCCGAGCAGGCCCGCACCGCCCTCACCACCATCAAGGCCGCCAGCAAGGAGGCGCTCGGCGAGGTCCGCCAGGTCCTCGACACCCTCCGTGCGCCCGGAGACGCGCCCCGCGCGCCCGCTCCCGGCCTCGACCGCCTCCCCGAGCTGGTGGAACAGGCCGCGAGCGCGGGGCTGACCGTGACGGTCGAAGGAACGGCACCCAAGCTGCCGCCCGGCACGGACCTCGCCGCGTTCCGCATCGTGCAGGAGGCGCTCACCAATGTCGTACGGCACTCGGGATCGCGGCACGCGCGCGTGCGCGTCGATTCCGGCGACGGTACGGCGCTACGGCTGCGTATCGACGACGACGGTCCCGCGACCGGCGCCGACGCGGGCGGCAGCGGCAACGGGTTGGCCGGAATGCGGGAGCGGGCCGCGGCCCTGGGTGGCACGATCGAGGCGGGACCGCGGCCCGACGGGGGTTTCCGGGTGCTCGCCGTACTGCCGTTGAAGGTCAAGGCCAAGGAGGACGACCGGTGA
- a CDS encoding MMPL family transporter, producing the protein MLTRLGRLAVRRSGAVLLGALLVLLGLAAYGAGAQQDLDLSRWSAPGTESVRAADRLRADFHTGNPNLAVLVTARDGDVDSPRTARAARELVAGIAELPGVADVSSYWDARSPALRGEDGRRALVLAHLTGSATDTREQLADLSPRLTRTTAELDVRVGGQEEISRQVGEQARADFLRAEAFALPVVLLLLILVYRRTVAALLTVAVGLLSVLGTLAGLRLLAQFTSVSTFAANLALVLGLGLGVDYSLFVINRYREERAAGRAQRDAVLATTVTAGRTVVFSGITVGVSLCALLVFPFFFLSSFAYAGVLVVLTAVAGAVLVLPAALARWGHRVERPAAPASGFWHRAALAALRRPVLAGAGVLAVLLVAAAPVLGLRFGLPDERTLPAGTSSRTTSEIVHREFAAEPTDTIQVVLTERTEPAATRAYAARLSRVPGVFQVDAPEGTYRDGRRTGAPGQDRLTAVDGRARLAVVPTQRAMYGDVPAFVERVRGTEAPAPALVGGYPGETTDFRATLLDRLPYAVGIVLVATYVILFLMTGSVLLPLKATVLNLLSLSVMFGCLVWVFQDGHLSGLLGFTPTGSIEPSIPVLMFCVAYGLSMDYEVFLLARIKEEHERTGDTVRAVGEGIRHSAPLITAAAGILALSFLSYATGGVVFLKELGVGTALTVLVDATLIRVVLLPVTMRLAGRANWWAPRRLRGLRIRERAAGDGDVLHGEYV; encoded by the coding sequence ATGCTCACCCGGCTCGGCCGTCTGGCCGTGCGGCGCAGTGGCGCCGTACTGCTCGGCGCACTCCTCGTCCTGCTCGGCCTCGCCGCCTACGGTGCGGGCGCCCAGCAGGATCTCGACCTCTCCCGCTGGAGCGCGCCCGGCACGGAGTCGGTGCGGGCGGCCGACCGGCTGCGCGCCGACTTCCACACCGGCAACCCCAATCTCGCCGTCCTCGTGACGGCCCGCGACGGCGACGTGGACAGCCCGCGCACCGCACGGGCCGCTCGTGAACTCGTCGCCGGGATCGCGGAGTTGCCCGGCGTCGCGGACGTCAGCTCCTACTGGGACGCCCGCAGTCCCGCCCTGCGCGGGGAGGACGGCCGCCGCGCCCTGGTCCTCGCCCACCTGACGGGCAGCGCCACCGACACCCGCGAACAACTCGCAGACCTGTCACCCCGGTTGACCCGCACCACCGCTGAACTCGACGTCCGCGTCGGGGGACAGGAGGAGATCTCCCGGCAGGTCGGCGAACAGGCCCGCGCCGACTTCCTGCGCGCGGAGGCGTTCGCCCTGCCCGTCGTCCTGCTCCTGCTGATCCTGGTGTACCGGCGCACCGTGGCCGCCCTGCTCACCGTGGCCGTCGGTCTGCTCTCCGTCCTCGGCACACTCGCGGGTCTGCGCCTGCTGGCGCAGTTCACCTCCGTGTCGACGTTCGCCGCGAACCTGGCGCTGGTCCTCGGCCTCGGACTGGGCGTCGACTACAGCCTGTTCGTCATCAACCGCTACCGCGAGGAGCGTGCCGCGGGGCGTGCGCAGCGGGACGCCGTGCTCGCGACGACCGTCACGGCCGGGCGCACGGTCGTCTTCAGCGGGATCACCGTCGGCGTGTCGCTGTGCGCGCTGCTGGTGTTCCCGTTCTTCTTCCTCAGCTCGTTCGCGTACGCGGGCGTCCTCGTCGTCCTCACCGCGGTCGCCGGCGCCGTCCTGGTGCTGCCGGCCGCGCTCGCCCGCTGGGGTCACCGCGTGGAACGCCCCGCGGCGCCCGCCTCCGGCTTCTGGCACCGCGCCGCCCTCGCGGCCCTGCGCCGCCCGGTCCTCGCCGGCGCCGGAGTACTCGCTGTCCTCCTCGTCGCGGCCGCACCCGTGCTCGGCCTGCGCTTCGGCCTGCCCGACGAACGCACCCTGCCCGCCGGCACCTCCTCACGCACCACCTCCGAGATCGTCCACCGCGAGTTCGCCGCCGAACCCACGGACACCATCCAGGTGGTCCTCACCGAACGCACCGAGCCCGCCGCCACGCGCGCGTACGCGGCCCGGCTCTCCCGCGTCCCGGGCGTGTTCCAGGTCGACGCGCCCGAGGGCACCTACCGGGACGGCCGCCGCACCGGCGCCCCGGGCCAGGACCGGCTCACCGCCGTCGACGGACGCGCGCGCCTGGCCGTCGTACCGACCCAGCGGGCCATGTACGGGGACGTGCCCGCGTTCGTCGAACGGGTCCGGGGCACCGAGGCTCCGGCCCCCGCCCTGGTCGGCGGCTACCCGGGTGAGACCACCGACTTCCGGGCCACGCTCCTGGACCGGCTGCCGTACGCGGTGGGCATCGTGCTGGTGGCGACGTACGTGATCCTCTTCCTGATGACCGGCAGCGTGCTGCTGCCGCTGAAGGCGACCGTGCTGAACCTGCTGAGCCTGTCGGTGATGTTCGGCTGCCTGGTGTGGGTCTTCCAGGACGGGCATCTGTCCGGGCTCCTCGGGTTCACCCCGACCGGCTCGATCGAGCCGAGCATCCCGGTGCTGATGTTCTGTGTGGCGTACGGGCTGTCCATGGACTACGAGGTGTTCCTGCTGGCCCGCATCAAGGAGGAGCACGAACGGACCGGCGACACCGTGCGGGCCGTGGGCGAGGGCATCCGGCACAGCGCGCCGCTGATCACCGCCGCGGCCGGCATCCTCGCGCTGTCCTTCCTGTCGTACGCCACCGGGGGCGTCGTCTTCCTGAAGGAGCTCGGCGTCGGCACGGCCCTCACCGTCCTCGTCGACGCCACCCTCATCCGGGTGGTGCTGCTGCCGGTGACGATGCGGCTCGCCGGGCGCGCCAACTGGTGGGCGCCGAGGCGGCTGCGCGGGCTGCGGATCAGGGAGCGCGCGGCCGGGGACGGCGACGTACTTCACGGGGAGTACGTGTGA
- a CDS encoding AfsR/SARP family transcriptional regulator has product MGEGTELGTLRFELLGPLRALRDGTDIPLGPPKQRAILAVLLLQDGRTLSYEGLVEAVWGDAPPAHVRNLVQKYVSGLRRALGGGVELSWTGAGYRLTGAAVDDLAARRRLVDAALAARDAGDVRRAVELAAEAEELWRGDFAEGLRAPYLAAERLRWAEKRLTVLEARLEGEITLGRSFEHVHELVRLVAAHPLRERLVELLMLALCRLGRPTDALTAYEAARRRLATALGADPGPALRSLHTRVLRQDAELLPSPPVPVA; this is encoded by the coding sequence ATGGGTGAGGGGACGGAACTCGGGACGCTGCGCTTCGAACTGCTGGGCCCGCTGCGCGCGTTGCGCGACGGCACCGACATCCCGCTCGGTCCGCCGAAGCAGCGCGCGATCCTCGCCGTGCTGCTCCTCCAGGACGGGCGGACGCTGTCCTACGAGGGTCTGGTCGAGGCGGTGTGGGGCGACGCGCCGCCGGCTCATGTCCGCAACCTGGTGCAGAAGTACGTCTCCGGGCTGCGCCGCGCGCTCGGGGGCGGGGTGGAGCTGTCGTGGACGGGCGCCGGATACCGCCTGACCGGAGCCGCCGTCGACGACCTGGCGGCGCGTCGGCGACTGGTGGACGCGGCGCTAGCGGCGCGGGACGCCGGTGACGTGCGCCGCGCCGTCGAACTGGCGGCGGAGGCGGAGGAGTTGTGGCGCGGCGACTTCGCGGAGGGCCTGCGGGCGCCCTACCTCGCGGCGGAGCGGCTGCGCTGGGCGGAGAAACGGCTCACGGTTCTCGAAGCGCGCCTGGAAGGCGAGATCACGCTCGGCCGCTCCTTCGAGCACGTCCACGAACTCGTCCGCCTCGTCGCCGCTCACCCCCTCCGCGAGCGCCTCGTCGAACTCCTCATGCTCGCCCTGTGCCGCCTCGGCCGCCCGACCGACGCCCTCACCGCGTACGAGGCCGCCCGCCGGCGGCTGGCGACGGCCCTGGGCGCGGACCCGGGGCCGGCCCTGCGCTCCCTGCACACCCGGGTCCTGCGCCAGGACGCGGAACTACTGCCGTCGCCGCCGGTTCCGGTGGCCTGA
- a CDS encoding TetR/AcrR family transcriptional regulator, which produces MSPADDNTPRGARARARIEVTAAIKDEARRQLAVDGAAKLSLRAVARELGMVSSALYRYFPSRDDLLTALIIDAYNSLGESAEAAHQKTAGAAPAQRWVAVCEAVRDWALGSPHEYALIYGSPVPGYSAPQATVPAASRVGLLLIGITREAYQGRGLAKPRLPAELRPEAERMTADLAPDLPPETVTTLVAAWAQLYGLVGFELFGQFNRVVEDRATFFRHAVGQLAHGVGLVYGE; this is translated from the coding sequence ATGAGCCCCGCAGACGACAACACTCCCCGCGGCGCCCGAGCGCGCGCCCGTATCGAGGTCACCGCGGCCATCAAGGACGAGGCGCGCAGACAGCTCGCGGTCGACGGCGCCGCCAAGCTCTCGCTGCGGGCCGTGGCGCGCGAGCTCGGCATGGTCTCCTCCGCGCTCTACCGCTACTTCCCGAGCCGCGACGACCTGCTCACCGCGCTCATCATCGACGCCTACAACTCCCTCGGCGAGAGCGCGGAGGCGGCGCATCAGAAGACGGCCGGTGCCGCGCCCGCCCAGCGCTGGGTGGCGGTCTGCGAGGCGGTGCGTGACTGGGCGCTGGGGAGTCCGCACGAGTACGCGCTGATCTACGGTTCCCCGGTCCCCGGTTACAGCGCGCCCCAGGCGACCGTCCCGGCCGCGTCCCGCGTCGGGCTGCTCCTCATCGGCATCACGCGCGAGGCGTACCAGGGCCGCGGCCTCGCCAAGCCCCGGCTGCCCGCCGAACTGCGCCCCGAGGCCGAGCGCATGACCGCCGACCTGGCCCCCGACCTCCCGCCGGAGACGGTCACCACGCTCGTGGCGGCCTGGGCCCAGCTGTACGGGCTGGTCGGGTTCGAGCTCTTCGGGCAGTTCAACCGCGTGGTGGAGGACCGGGCGACGTTCTTCCGGCATGCGGTGGGCCAACTCGCCCACGGGGTGGGCCTGGTGTACGGCGAGTAG
- a CDS encoding nitroreductase family deazaflavin-dependent oxidoreductase, producing the protein MSASTHVKKPGWFTVNVFNRIVAWMTRRGLSVWGSRVLAVRGRKSGEWRTTPVNLLTLDGQQYLVAPRGHVQWTHNMRAAGGGELHLGKNVDVFTAVEVADDDKVPLLRAYLKRWKAEVGVFFNGVGPDSPDADLRRIAPDHPVFRITITS; encoded by the coding sequence ATGTCCGCGTCCACGCACGTCAAGAAGCCCGGCTGGTTCACCGTCAACGTCTTCAACCGCATCGTGGCCTGGATGACCCGCCGCGGTCTCAGCGTCTGGGGCTCCAGGGTCCTCGCCGTGCGCGGTCGCAAGAGCGGCGAGTGGCGGACCACCCCGGTGAACCTGCTGACCCTCGACGGACAGCAGTACCTCGTCGCCCCGCGCGGTCACGTCCAGTGGACGCACAACATGCGGGCGGCCGGCGGCGGCGAGCTGCACCTGGGCAAGAACGTGGACGTGTTCACCGCGGTGGAGGTCGCCGACGACGACAAGGTCCCGTTGCTGCGCGCCTACCTCAAGCGCTGGAAGGCCGAGGTCGGCGTCTTCTTCAACGGTGTCGGCCCCGACTCCCCCGACGCGGACCTGCGCCGCATCGCCCCGGACCACCCGGTCTTCCGGATCACGATCACGAGCTGA
- a CDS encoding geranylgeranyl reductase family protein, with translation MTSENSSADDARQVWDVVVVGAGPAGASAAYAAAVAGRRVLLLEKAELPRYKTCGGGIIGPSRDSLPPGFELPFRDRVHAVTFSHNGRFTRTRRSKQMLFGLINRPEFDQQLVEHAQKAGAELRTGVTVQRVEQHGSAVPDRRTVAVVLQGGETVLAHAVVGADGSASRIGAHVGVKLDQVDLGLEAEIPVPETVAEDWKGRVLIDWGPMPGSYGWVFPKGDTLTVGVISARGEGAATKRYLEDLIARLGLAGFEPSISSGHLTRCRADDSPLSRGRVLVCGDAAGLLEPWTREGISFALRSGRLAGEWAVRIAEAHDAVDTRRQALNYAFAIKAGLGVEMSVGKRLLLAFERRPGLFHAALTGFRPAWRAFMDITRGSTSLGEIVRGRPMAQRVLAALDRRVGLAGAADSADGEAGA, from the coding sequence GTGACCAGCGAGAACTCTTCGGCGGACGACGCGCGGCAGGTGTGGGACGTCGTCGTGGTGGGCGCGGGGCCCGCGGGGGCCTCGGCCGCCTACGCGGCCGCTGTCGCCGGGCGGCGTGTGCTGTTGCTGGAGAAGGCGGAGCTGCCCCGCTACAAGACGTGCGGCGGCGGCATCATCGGACCCTCCCGCGACTCCCTGCCCCCCGGCTTCGAGCTGCCCTTCCGGGACCGGGTGCACGCGGTGACGTTCTCGCACAACGGCCGCTTCACCCGTACCCGCCGCTCCAAGCAGATGCTGTTCGGGCTGATCAACCGGCCCGAGTTCGACCAGCAGCTCGTCGAGCACGCGCAGAAGGCGGGCGCCGAGCTGCGGACGGGCGTGACCGTCCAGCGGGTCGAGCAGCACGGCTCGGCGGTGCCCGACCGGCGCACGGTCGCGGTCGTCCTCCAGGGCGGCGAGACGGTGCTCGCGCATGCGGTGGTCGGCGCCGACGGCAGCGCCAGCCGCATAGGAGCACATGTCGGGGTGAAGCTCGACCAGGTCGACCTCGGGCTCGAGGCCGAGATCCCGGTGCCGGAGACGGTCGCCGAGGACTGGAAGGGGCGGGTGCTCATCGACTGGGGGCCGATGCCCGGCAGTTACGGCTGGGTGTTCCCCAAGGGCGACACGCTGACGGTCGGAGTCATCTCCGCGCGCGGTGAAGGCGCCGCCACCAAGCGGTACTTGGAGGACCTCATCGCCCGGCTCGGCCTCGCCGGCTTCGAACCGAGCATCTCCTCCGGGCACTTGACCCGCTGCCGTGCCGATGACTCCCCGCTGTCGCGGGGGCGGGTGCTGGTGTGCGGGGACGCGGCGGGGCTCCTTGAGCCGTGGACCCGCGAGGGCATCTCGTTCGCGCTGCGCTCGGGGCGGCTCGCGGGGGAGTGGGCGGTGCGGATCGCCGAGGCGCATGACGCGGTGGACACCCGGCGCCAGGCCCTGAACTACGCCTTCGCGATCAAGGCGGGCCTCGGCGTCGAGATGAGCGTCGGCAAGCGGCTGCTGCTGGCGTTCGAGCGCCGGCCGGGGCTGTTCCATGCCGCGCTGACCGGGTTCCGGCCGGCCTGGCGGGCGTTCATGGACATCACGCGTGGGTCGACGTCGCTGGGGGAGATCGTGCGGGGGCGTCCCATGGCGCAGCGGGTGCTGGCGGCGCTGGACCGGCGGGTCGGGCTTGCGGGGGCGGCCGACTCGGCTGACGGTGAGGCGGGGGCCTGA
- a CDS encoding dipeptidase translates to MSSNPVAETVASLMPRAKAELTELVAFKSVADFDQFPRSESEGAARWVADALAAEGFQDVALLDTPDGTQSVYGYLPGPEGAKTVLLYAHYDVQPPLDESAWTTPPFELTERDGRWYGRGAADCKGGVIMHLLALRALKANGGVPVHVKVIAEGSEEMGTGGLERYAEDHPDLLEADTIVIGDAGNFRVGLPTVTTTLRGMTLVRVQVDTLAGNLHSGQFGGAAPDALAALIRVLDSLRAEDGSTTVDGLAPGTAWDGLRYDEEQFRQDAKVLDGVELIGSGTVADRIWSRPAVTVLGIDCPPVVGATPSVQAGARALVSLRVPPGVDAAEATKLLQAHLETRTPWGARVRTEQVGQGQPFSADPTSPAYTAMAEAMSVAYPGQEMQYAGQGGSIPLCNTLAALYPSAEILLIGLSEPEAQIHAVNESVSPEELERLSVAEALFLRNYAAM, encoded by the coding sequence ATGTCGTCGAATCCGGTCGCCGAGACCGTCGCCTCACTGATGCCCCGGGCGAAGGCCGAACTCACCGAACTGGTGGCGTTCAAGTCGGTGGCGGACTTCGACCAGTTCCCGAGGAGCGAGAGCGAGGGCGCGGCCCGCTGGGTCGCGGACGCGCTGGCCGCCGAGGGCTTCCAGGACGTGGCACTGCTCGACACCCCGGACGGCACCCAGTCGGTGTACGGCTACCTGCCCGGTCCCGAGGGTGCGAAGACGGTCCTGCTGTACGCGCACTACGACGTGCAGCCGCCGCTGGACGAGTCGGCGTGGACGACTCCGCCGTTCGAGCTGACCGAGCGCGACGGCCGCTGGTACGGGCGCGGTGCAGCCGACTGCAAGGGCGGCGTGATCATGCACCTGCTGGCCCTGCGCGCGCTGAAGGCGAACGGCGGCGTGCCGGTGCACGTCAAGGTCATCGCCGAGGGCTCGGAGGAGATGGGCACGGGCGGTCTGGAGCGGTACGCCGAGGACCACCCGGACCTGCTGGAGGCCGACACCATCGTGATCGGCGACGCGGGCAACTTCCGCGTGGGCCTGCCGACGGTGACGACGACACTGCGCGGCATGACCCTGGTCCGCGTCCAGGTCGACACCCTCGCGGGCAACCTGCACTCCGGGCAGTTCGGCGGCGCGGCGCCCGACGCGCTGGCCGCGCTGATCCGCGTACTGGACTCGCTGCGCGCCGAGGACGGTTCGACCACCGTGGACGGGCTCGCCCCCGGGACGGCGTGGGACGGTCTGCGGTACGACGAGGAGCAGTTCCGGCAGGACGCCAAGGTCCTCGACGGTGTGGAGCTGATCGGTTCCGGCACGGTCGCCGACCGCATCTGGTCCCGCCCGGCCGTCACCGTCCTCGGCATCGACTGCCCGCCGGTCGTCGGCGCCACCCCGTCCGTGCAGGCGGGCGCCCGCGCGCTGGTGAGCCTGCGGGTGCCGCCGGGCGTGGACGCCGCCGAGGCGACGAAGCTGCTCCAGGCCCACCTGGAGACGCGCACGCCGTGGGGCGCCCGGGTGCGCACCGAGCAGGTCGGCCAGGGCCAGCCCTTCAGCGCCGACCCGACCAGCCCGGCGTACACGGCGATGGCCGAGGCGATGTCGGTGGCCTACCCGGGCCAGGAGATGCAGTACGCGGGCCAGGGCGGCTCCATCCCGCTCTGCAACACCCTCGCCGCCCTGTACCCGAGCGCGGAGATCCTCCTGATCGGCCTCAGCGAGCCGGAGGCGCAGATCCACGCGGTCAACGAGAGCGTCTCCCCCGAGGAGTTGGAGCGGCTGTCGGTGGCGGAGGCCCTGTTCCTGCGCAACTACGCGGCGATGTGA